TGGTGCGCCGCGTGCTCGGCCGGACGGGCCGGGGCAAGGTGTACGTCAACGGCGGCCTGGTGACGGTGGGCGTCCTGGGCAAGCTCACGCGGGGCGCGGTGGACATCGCCGGCCAGCATGAGCACGTCAGCCTCTTCGATTCGGGCCTGCACCGCGTCCTGCTGGACAGGTATGGCGCCCTGGACGAGGCGCTGGCGACGTACTTCGGCGAGTACACCGCGCTGCGCGAGGTGGACGCGCGCATGGACGCGCTGGGAGGCGACGAGGCGAAGGTGCGCGAGCGCGCCGAGTTCCTCCGCTTCCAACTGGACGAGATTTCGCGCCTGGACCCCGAGGCCGGCGAGGACACGCGGCTGGACGCCGAGCGCAAGCGGCTGGGCAGCGCGGAGAAGCTCAAGCGCCACGCGTCCGAGGCCGAGCTGCTCGTCTCCGGCGAGGAGCAGTCCGCCGTGGAGACGGTGGGCCGCGCGCTGGGGTTGGTGCACGACGCGGTGAAGACGGACGCCACGCTGGCGCCGGTGGCGCAGGCGCTCAGCACGGCCCTGTCGGAGCTGGAGGAGGCGCAGCGCCTCCTCAACCGCTATGTGGAGGGGCTGGAGTCGGACCCCTCGCGGCTGGCGGACGTGGAGGAGCGGCTGGACGCGCTCAAGCGGCTGTGCCGCAAGCACGGCACCCTCCTGGATGGCCTGCTGAAGAAGCGCGGCGAAATCGAGGCCGAGCTGGGCACGCTGGAGAACCGCAAGGAAATCCTCGAGGAGCTGGCCGCCGAGCGGCGCCGGGTGGAGGAGCGGGCGCGCAAGGCCGCGGCGGTGCTGTCGCGCCAGCGCATCTCGAGCGCGGTGGAGTTCTCCGCCCTGGTGCGCGAGGGCCTGGGGCACCTCGCCATGGGCAAGGCCGCCTTCGAGGTCCGGGTGACGCCGGGCGAGACGCTGCGGCCGGACGGCGCGGACGAGGTGGAGTTCTTCTTCAGCGCCAACCCTGGCGAGCCGGCGCGTCCGCTGGCCAAGGTGGCCTCCGGTGGTGAGGCGAGCCGCCTGCTGCTGGCCCTCAAGCGTGCGCTGGCCGACAGTGACGGCTGCGGCTCCTACATCCTCGACGAGGCCGATGCGGGCGTCAGCGGCGCCATCGCCGACGTCGTGGGGCGGATGATCAAGGAGGTGAGCAGCCACCGTCAGGTGCTCTGCATCACCCACCTGCCGCAGGTGGCGGCCTATGCGGACGCCCACCTGCTCATCCGCAAGAGCCTCAAGGGCGAGCGCACCGTCTCCGAGGTCGCCGTGCTGCAGGCGGGCACGGAGCGCACGCGCGAGCTGGCGCGGATGATGTCCGGCGTGGAGGTGACGCGCGAGGCGCTCGGAGCCGCCGAGGCCCTGGTGCGCTCGGCCCACCGGGCGCTGGCGACGCCCCGGGCCCGCCGGGAGACCGGCCCGGAGGGCACCCCCAGGGGTCGTCTCCGACGCACTGCGTAGAACCAAGTGAGGGGCAGGAGCATTCGCGTCCTTGCCCCATCCGCTTGCCTCACATAGCATCCCGGGTGTGTCCAGCACCGCAGGGCAGACCGCGGCCTCCCGCCTCAAAATTGTCTCCGCTGGCCTGACCGACGTCGGGCGTAAGCGCAATCACAATGAGGACAGCTTCCTTATTGATGACGAGCTGCAGCTCTATGTCGTGGCGGACGGAATGGGCGGTCACGCGGGTGGTGGAACCGCGTCGCGCATTGCCGTCGAGACCATCGACAAGGAGATGCGTCGGGCTCGGGAAGGGAAGGACAACCCCTTCCTCTCCGTGCCCAACCTGCAGGACTCGCCCATCCCCGAGTCCCTCCGCACGGCGGTAGAGAAGGCCTGCCTGGCCATCTTCACCGCCGCGCAGGAGGACGCGCGCCTGTCCGGCATGGGCACCACCGTCATCTCCCTGGTGGTCCGGGACGAGCACGCCTTCTTCGCCCACGTCGGCGACAGTCGCGCGTACCTCATCCGGGGCGACCTCATCCAGCAGATCTCCGAGGACCACTCGCTGGTCAACGAGCAGATCAAGGCCGGGATGATTACCCCCGAGGAGGCCAAGCACTCCCGCTACAAGAACATCATCACCCGCTCCGTCGGCTTCGAGGAGGAGGTGCAGGTGGACGTCATGGGGCTGGTGTCGGAGCCCGGCGACGTCTTCCTCCTCTGCTCGGACGGCCTGGCCAACATGCTCGAGGACCGCGAAATCCACGAGGCGGTGGTCAGGTCGCGGACGCTCGACGAGGTGCCCAAGCACCTCATCGACCTGGCCAACGAGCGGGGCGGGGACGACAACATCACCGTCATCGTGGTGCGCGTGGAAGCCTGAGGACGCCGCACTGCGACGGGAAGTGGTCTCGGACCCTCCCCATGGGTCTGTTGTCCTTGATACTCTTTAAGTAAGAATGGTATCTGCCCCAACGTTTCCAGCGGCGGCGAAATGCCGCTGGCCGACGTCGGTGGGCTGGGGAGTGGCGGGGGAGATGTAGCGCGAGAGCGAGCGACTTAGCTTGTCGCGCCAGAAGTCCCACGCAAAGCAGGGGAGCGGTCCCGTGGCGAAAAAGTCCTTCACACTGATGGTGATCCCGGACCACGACGCTCCGGTGAAGCGGTACACCATCCAACGGTCCTTCCTCATGCAGGTGGGGATGGGGCTGATGTTGGTGGTGGGACTGTCCGCCGGGGCGAGCATCCACTACTTCCAGGTGGCCGCCGACGCGTCGGAGAACCGCATCCTCCGCGAGGAGAACCTGACGCTCCGCTCGCAGCTCAAGTCGGTGCGCGAGCGCATCGAGCACATTGGCTCCACGCTGGACCGGGTGGAGCGATTCGACCAGAAGCTCCGCGCCATCACCCTGCTGTCGGACCCGCAGCGCAACCTGGCCATGGGCCCCACGGAGCCCGAGGCGGGCACCACGGCGCCCACCACCGACACCCAATTCACTCAGCTCACCACCACGGAGACGCCCAAGGCGCTCCTGGGGCGGCTGGACAGGCTGAGCGCCGAGGCCACCCGCCAGGAGCAGAGCCTCCAGGAGCTGCAGGCGTACTTCCAGGACCAGAAGTCGCTGCTGGCCTCCACGCCGTCCGTCTGGCCCGCGCGCGGCTGGGTGACGAGTGACTTCGGCTCGCGTCTGGACCCGTACACCGCCGACCGCGTCATGCACGCCGGCATCGACATCGCTGCGCCGCACGGGAAGGAAATCTACTCCCCGTCGGACGGCACGGTGGTCTTCGCGGGCCTCGAGGGCGGCTACGGCAACGTGCTCGTCATCGACCACGGCTACGGCATCAAGACGCGCTACGGCCACTTGGCGAAGATGCTGGTGAAGGCCGGCGACCGGGTGAAGCGTGGAGCGCTCATCGCCGCGGTGGGCAACACCGGCCGCTCCACCGGACCGCACCTCCACTATGAGGTCCGCGTCAACGGCATCCCGCAGAACCCGCGCAAGTTCATCCTCGAGGAGTAGCGAGGGCTTTCGCTCCGGCGCTTGAGCCTCGGGCTCGCGCCGGAGTGTGTCGCCTACAGCGTGCCGGGCCCGGGGACGAAGCCGTCCAGCCGCAGGCGCCGACGCTGCAGCCCGCTCGCGCGCCCGGTGCGCACCATGACGTGGGTGCGCTCCAGCTCGGCCCACACCAGCGGCCCCAGCACCTGCCAGTGCGAGGGCGCGTCCACCGTCAGCTCCAGCAGGCTCACCGTCCACGTCGGCACGTCCGCGTCGGGAGTGCCCTCGGGCAGCACACGGCGCACGTCGCGGGCCAGCCGCTCGCGTGTAGAGGCGTCCAGGTCCTCGCTCACGGTGAGCTGAGAGGTGGGCACCAGCAGCGCGGCGAGGCAGTCCGGGTGCAGGCGGAGCACCTTCGCCCCCGGGTACTGCGCGGCCAGGGACTCGGCCGTGGCGCGCAGCACCGCGTCCCCGGTGGGGAAGCCGAAGCGGGCGTTGACGTGAATCATCCCCTGCACGTCGGCGATGACGGCGCCCACGCGCCACCCGTCATGGTGGGCGTGCGTGGACAAGTCGTACTCCTCCTTGAGGAGGCTGCCCTGGGTGAGGGCGGGGACCTGGAGGGCCCCCGTCTTCGCGTCCGGGTGGCCCCGACGGGCCTGCTCGGCCTGGAGGAGCACCTCCACGGCGGCCTGCACGGGCGCCTCCCGGTGGCGCTGCAGCACCCACGGGTGGAGGGCGATGAGGGCGGTGGCGGTGGCGTCGTCGAGCGGGTAGGGCATCTTTCCCCTTGTGTAGCGCGTCGCGGGGCCCGGCGCAGGCGCTTCACTTCATGCGGTGGGCCGTCACCGTCACCTCGTCCCGGTCATGGTAGAGCTGCCGGACGACGAGGCCCTCCCAGCCTCCCTCCTTCGTCAGTGTCTGGCGCACGCGCAGCAGCATCGGGTTCTTGTCCTTCATCGGCAGCTTGATGTTGGCCACCAGCTGCCGGGCCCAGCCCTTGCGGCCCCACTTCGCCAGCAGCTGCGCCACCTCCAGCGGGCGCCACGCCATGTCGCAGAAGAGCCAGTCCACCGGCTCCTCGGGTGCGTAGGCGAAGGCGCTCTCCTGCACGTGCGTCACGCGGCGGTTGGCGGCCAGCTCGGGCATGAGCTTCGCCGGGTCCACCGCCACCACCCTCGCCCCACGCGCCACCAGCCGCTGCGTCCACCCGCCCGGCGCCGCGCCCAGGTCCACGCAGACGTCTCCGCGCCCGGGCTCGAAGGCCAGCCCGTCCAGCGCCTCCTCCAGCTTCATGGCCGCGCGCGAGGGAGACTCGCCCGCGCGCTTCATGCGCCGCCGCCCGCCCGCCGCCAGCGACAGCGCCTCGCTCGCCGGCACCGTGCCCACCACCGTCACCCCGTCCGGTGCCACGCACAGCCCCACCAGCACGGCCCCCGCCTCGCGCGCCCGCTGCGCGTCGTCCACCAGCCGCTCCGAGGGGAGTCGCGCGCGCACGGCCGCCTCCAGCGCCTCCGCGGGCGCCGTCAGCGTGTTGCCGCGCGGCGTGTCCGGGGTGAAGGCCTGCACCACCCAGGGCGCCCGGCCGGCGAGGGCCCGGACAGTCCTGGCCGCGGCCTCGGCGATGTCGTCAGGCGTGCTCGCCGTCAGGGAGACGGCCACCCGGTAGCCCGCCCGGGCGAAGGCGGGAGCCAGGCCGCCAACGGCCTCGCTCTCCACCAGCGCTTCGCCCAGCAGGCGGGGATGGGCGCCCGCCCACTCCAGCTCCTCGTAGAGGTGGGGCTCGAAGCCCGCACGGCAGGTCCACAGCCAGTGCCCCGGCCGGGCGGCCAGCGTCTGTGCGGGGATGGGTGGGACGCGGGCCCGGGGTGGGACCCGGGGAGCAGGCGGCGCGGCGTGTGCAGGCGGGCCACCCGACACGGCGGTGCTCTGGGGGCCTCGGGAAGACGGGCCCTGGGGGCCTCGGGAAGACGGGCCCTGGGGGCCTCGGGAAGACGGGCCCTGGGGGGACCGGGAGGCGGTGCCCTGGGTGCCCCGGGGGGCAGGTCCCTGACGTCCCCTGGGCGGAGCGGAGCGGCCGGGCCGGCGGGAGGGTTGCTTCGCGGAGGGGCGGCCCGCTCCGCGGCGTTGATTTCGTGTGGGGGACATTGCGTGTGCTCGGTTCCGCTTTACTGTGAGCCGCTGCGTGTACGGCGACCGGCCAAGTGGAAGTTTCGGGGGTCGCTCGTGGTTTTCAACCGGTTCTCCCTTACACCTCCTGGGATTTCCCTTCACTCGCCGCCGTCCTTCGAGGATTCTCCGGCGAGAGAGTCGACCGAATGATCGAATGGACGCTGAAGAAACTCATCGGGACCAAGAATGAGCGCGAGCTCAAGAAGGCCCATGGGAAGGTAGGCCGGGTCAACGAGCTGGAGACCCGGATGCGGGCCCTCAAGGACGAGGACTTCGTCTCGGAGACGGCCCGGATGCGGCAGGAGGTGCAGAACGGCCGCTCGCTGGACGACCTGCTGTTCGAGGCCTTCGCCCTCACCCGCGAGGCGGCGCGCCGTGTCATCGGCCAGCGCCACTACGACGTGCAGCTCATCGGCGGCATGTTCCTCCACCAGGGCTGCATCGCGGAGATGCGCACCGGTGAAGGCAAGACGCTGACCGCGACGCTGCCCACGTACCTCAACGCGCTGTCCGGCCGTGGCGTGCACGTGGTGACGGTGAACGACTACCTCGCCCGCCGCGACGCGGAGTGGATGGGGCGCGTCTACCGCTTCCTGGGCATGACCACCGGCTGTGTCCTCCATGAGCTGACGGACAAGCAGCGGCAGGAGGCGTACCGCTCGGACATCACCTACGGGCAGAACAACGAGTTCGGCTTCGACTACCTGCGCGACAACATGAAGTTCCGCCTGCAGGACTACGTCCAGCGCGAGCTGAACTACGCGATTGTCGACGAGGTGGACTCCATCCTCATCGACGAGGCCCGCACCCCGCTCATCATCTCCGGGCCCACCGAGGACAGCACCGACAAGTACTACCGGGTGGACCAGGTCATCCCCGGGATGGTGCCGGACCAGGACTACACCCTGGACGAGAAGCACCGCGCCGTGTCCCTCACGGACGACGGCATCGAGAAGCTCCAGAAGCGGCTGAGCGTGGGCAACCTGTACGACCCGGGCGAAATCGAGACGCTCCACCACGTCGAGCAGGCCCTGCGCGCGCACACGCTCTACAAGCGCGACAAGGACTACGTCGTGAAGGACGGCGAGGTCGTCATCGTCGACGAGTTCACCGGCCGGCAGATGCCGGGACGCCGCTGGTCCGACGGCCTCCACCAGGCCATTGAGGCCAAGGAGGGCGTGAAGATCGAGAACGAGAACCAGACGCTGGCGACCATCTCGTTCCAGAACTACTTCCGCATGTACTCCAAGCTGTCCGGCATGACGGGCACCGCGGACACCGAGGCGGAGGAGTTCGCGAAGATCTACAACCTGGACGTCCGCGTCATCCCCACCAACCGCAACAACGTCCGCAAGGACCTGCAGGACGTGGTCTACAAGACGGAGCGGGAGAAGTTCGAGGCGGTGGCGGAGCAGATCGCCGAGCTGCACAAGAACGGGCAGCCGGTGCTGGTGGGCACGGTGTCCATCGCGAAGAGCGAGGTGGTGGGCAACTTCCTCAAGAAGCGCGGCATCCCCCACAACGTCCTCAACGCCAAGCAGCACTCGCGCGAGGCGGACATCGTCGCGCAGGCGGGCCGCAAGGGCGCCGTCACCATCTCCACCAACATGGCCGGCCGTGGCACGGACATCCTCCTGGGCGGCAACGCCGAGGTGCTCGCCAAGGCGTCCATGGGGCCGCCGCCGGAGCCTCCCACCCAGGCGCCCGTGGACGGGCAGCCCCTGGATTTGACGGGCTACCAGCAGGCGCTGGCGGACTGGGAGAAGCAGCTCGCCGACGCGAAGGTGAAGCTGGAGGAGCAGACGAAGAAGGAGCGCGAGGAGGTGATGGCGGCCGGCGGCCTGTTCATCATCGGCACCGAGCGCCACGAGTCGCGCCGCGTGGACAACCAGCTGCGTGGCCGCGCCGGCCGCCAGGGTGACCCGGGCGCCAGCCGCTTCTTCCTGTCGCTCGAGGACGACCTGATGCGCATCTTCGGGTCCGAGCGCATCCAGGGCCTGATGGAGCGGCTGGGCATGGAGGAGGGCGAGGTCATCGAGCACGTGTGGCTGTCGCGGGCCATCGAGGGCGCCCAGAAGCGCGTCGAGGGCCACAACTTCGACATCCGCAAGAACCTGCTCGAGTACGACGACGTGATGAACCAGCAGCGCCGCACCATCTACAAGCTGCGCCGGCAGGTGCTGGCCGCGGGTGCGGGCGTCCCCCTGATTGAGTACACGGAGGACCCCAAGACGCGCGTGAAGTCCCGCTCCGAGCGCACGGTGAGCTGGGCGGACTTCAAGGAGCTCATCCTGGACTCCATGGAGGACGTCATCGTGTCCCTCACGGACACGTACGCGCCCACCAAGGGCGTGGACGGCTGGGACATGGCGGCGCTCACCCAGGGCGTGAAGGAGACCTTCGGCCTGGAGATGGGCTTCGAGGG
Above is a genomic segment from Pyxidicoccus trucidator containing:
- the recN gene encoding DNA repair protein RecN, with the translated sequence MLLGLRISNVAVIEEVEVAFGAGLTVLTGETGAGKSILVDALGLLLGGRADADVIRAGCEEASVEGVFARTPALGQRLEDLGLPDLGEEVLVRRVLGRTGRGKVYVNGGLVTVGVLGKLTRGAVDIAGQHEHVSLFDSGLHRVLLDRYGALDEALATYFGEYTALREVDARMDALGGDEAKVRERAEFLRFQLDEISRLDPEAGEDTRLDAERKRLGSAEKLKRHASEAELLVSGEEQSAVETVGRALGLVHDAVKTDATLAPVAQALSTALSELEEAQRLLNRYVEGLESDPSRLADVEERLDALKRLCRKHGTLLDGLLKKRGEIEAELGTLENRKEILEELAAERRRVEERARKAAAVLSRQRISSAVEFSALVREGLGHLAMGKAAFEVRVTPGETLRPDGADEVEFFFSANPGEPARPLAKVASGGEASRLLLALKRALADSDGCGSYILDEADAGVSGAIADVVGRMIKEVSSHRQVLCITHLPQVAAYADAHLLIRKSLKGERTVSEVAVLQAGTERTRELARMMSGVEVTREALGAAEALVRSAHRALATPRARRETGPEGTPRGRLRRTA
- a CDS encoding Stp1/IreP family PP2C-type Ser/Thr phosphatase → MSSTAGQTAASRLKIVSAGLTDVGRKRNHNEDSFLIDDELQLYVVADGMGGHAGGGTASRIAVETIDKEMRRAREGKDNPFLSVPNLQDSPIPESLRTAVEKACLAIFTAAQEDARLSGMGTTVISLVVRDEHAFFAHVGDSRAYLIRGDLIQQISEDHSLVNEQIKAGMITPEEAKHSRYKNIITRSVGFEEEVQVDVMGLVSEPGDVFLLCSDGLANMLEDREIHEAVVRSRTLDEVPKHLIDLANERGGDDNITVIVVRVEA
- a CDS encoding M23 family metallopeptidase, with translation MAKKSFTLMVIPDHDAPVKRYTIQRSFLMQVGMGLMLVVGLSAGASIHYFQVAADASENRILREENLTLRSQLKSVRERIEHIGSTLDRVERFDQKLRAITLLSDPQRNLAMGPTEPEAGTTAPTTDTQFTQLTTTETPKALLGRLDRLSAEATRQEQSLQELQAYFQDQKSLLASTPSVWPARGWVTSDFGSRLDPYTADRVMHAGIDIAAPHGKEIYSPSDGTVVFAGLEGGYGNVLVIDHGYGIKTRYGHLAKMLVKAGDRVKRGALIAAVGNTGRSTGPHLHYEVRVNGIPQNPRKFILEE
- a CDS encoding GGDEF domain-containing protein yields the protein MPYPLDDATATALIALHPWVLQRHREAPVQAAVEVLLQAEQARRGHPDAKTGALQVPALTQGSLLKEEYDLSTHAHHDGWRVGAVIADVQGMIHVNARFGFPTGDAVLRATAESLAAQYPGAKVLRLHPDCLAALLVPTSQLTVSEDLDASTRERLARDVRRVLPEGTPDADVPTWTVSLLELTVDAPSHWQVLGPLVWAELERTHVMVRTGRASGLQRRRLRLDGFVPGPGTL
- the rlmM gene encoding 23S rRNA (cytidine(2498)-2'-O)-methyltransferase RlmM gives rise to the protein MPAQTLAARPGHWLWTCRAGFEPHLYEELEWAGAHPRLLGEALVESEAVGGLAPAFARAGYRVAVSLTASTPDDIAEAAARTVRALAGRAPWVVQAFTPDTPRGNTLTAPAEALEAAVRARLPSERLVDDAQRAREAGAVLVGLCVAPDGVTVVGTVPASEALSLAAGGRRRMKRAGESPSRAAMKLEEALDGLAFEPGRGDVCVDLGAAPGGWTQRLVARGARVVAVDPAKLMPELAANRRVTHVQESAFAYAPEEPVDWLFCDMAWRPLEVAQLLAKWGRKGWARQLVANIKLPMKDKNPMLLRVRQTLTKEGGWEGLVVRQLYHDRDEVTVTAHRMK
- the secA gene encoding preprotein translocase subunit SecA — encoded protein: MIEWTLKKLIGTKNERELKKAHGKVGRVNELETRMRALKDEDFVSETARMRQEVQNGRSLDDLLFEAFALTREAARRVIGQRHYDVQLIGGMFLHQGCIAEMRTGEGKTLTATLPTYLNALSGRGVHVVTVNDYLARRDAEWMGRVYRFLGMTTGCVLHELTDKQRQEAYRSDITYGQNNEFGFDYLRDNMKFRLQDYVQRELNYAIVDEVDSILIDEARTPLIISGPTEDSTDKYYRVDQVIPGMVPDQDYTLDEKHRAVSLTDDGIEKLQKRLSVGNLYDPGEIETLHHVEQALRAHTLYKRDKDYVVKDGEVVIVDEFTGRQMPGRRWSDGLHQAIEAKEGVKIENENQTLATISFQNYFRMYSKLSGMTGTADTEAEEFAKIYNLDVRVIPTNRNNVRKDLQDVVYKTEREKFEAVAEQIAELHKNGQPVLVGTVSIAKSEVVGNFLKKRGIPHNVLNAKQHSREADIVAQAGRKGAVTISTNMAGRGTDILLGGNAEVLAKASMGPPPEPPTQAPVDGQPLDLTGYQQALADWEKQLADAKVKLEEQTKKEREEVMAAGGLFIIGTERHESRRVDNQLRGRAGRQGDPGASRFFLSLEDDLMRIFGSERIQGLMERLGMEEGEVIEHVWLSRAIEGAQKRVEGHNFDIRKNLLEYDDVMNQQRRTIYKLRRQVLAAGAGVPLIEYTEDPKTRVKSRSERTVSWADFKELILDSMEDVIVSLTDTYAPTKGVDGWDMAALTQGVKETFGLEMGFEGVGSREELQEHIYKAAEKVFQAREEEFGENFMRFLQYNYLATIDRLWKDHLLAMDHLRQGIGLRGYGQKDPKQEYKKEGYQGFIQMLSAIKAQFVTQLMHVQPRSATSAAEEAARIQRQLAQQQKRAVEGRGTADGKLDEASVAATARPQAAKSDKPAVGRNDPCPCGSGRKYKKCHGAAEASV